The nucleotide sequence AACACGATAGCATTCCTTGGTTTGATCGCCCAGGAAGATGTTATCTTGAGCAGGCGAGTTACACCATTCTTCATACTTCTTCAGGTGTTTGTCCTTGGGTGgtatgaagaagaaggtctTTTTGCCTTTGAGGATATGGTAGTAAACTGACGAACCCCCAAAGTCAATGTGGAAGTCGGTGTAGCAATCGGCAACGGACATCAGACAGTAGAACTGGACTTTGGGGAAATCACCGACTGCCTGTAATTCTTTGGGCCAGACGGCATCTTGCAGGTCAAGATCACGCACAATCTTTGGCCGGCGGATCAACCGACCCAGCCTACTTTGCGAGACTTCCAAGCTGATGACGTTCCGAACAACCTTCTCTCCTGTGCTTTCGTAGTAATCGGCCCACTTTTGCATGTTCCACCTCTTGTCCTCTCCTTGTTGGGACTTGACATCAATCACTTCCACCCTCTCTTCGGGCCCATAGAGCTCCGCAACGGTTCTGACAGTGAGATCTTCTGGAATCACCATGTCCAATCGATCTTGGCCGCAGTCGATGACTCGCTCATAATTCTCGCCCTCCTCCGGAAGATGCTCAAGTAACTCGTCAAACATCTCCTGAGTTGGAGCGTCCGCAACAAGCGCGTCAAAGTCGTCACCTACGGTTGTGGTCGATTCCCGAGTATTCAAATGAGCCGGGATAACGATTGGCTCTGACATACCACTGCCTCGTTCGAAGTACTCAGCGGTGACTAGATCCGGATGCATGCGAGGGAAGCTCTCTGGGAGGAAGCGAATCTTGCCTTGTCGTATAGGTTCAATGTAATGATGCTCCATAGAGTTCGACGGCGCTTTGACGAGACCTTGATTGAGACCAGCATAATCAATCGCTGTGCGTGCTCGAGAAGACTTGCGGACAAAGGTGGTGTTTCCATAGACGGGCCAACATCCACGGCAGATGAACTTATCAACCGTCCGGATCTCACGATCATTCTTGAACCCAGCGCAAACAATATGAAACCACCGCTTGCAACCATCACAACTAATCCACGTCACTTCGCCTTGATCTTCGGTCTCGACAGGAATCCGAACCAAGTTACAAGCTGCACAGGTTGCCTGATTGGTGTCGTCGACGTCTGTCTCGTCTTCTGTCTTCGAAGGTACATCCACTGGCTGCTGCGTTACACCAGCATCGGGGACACCAGAGCCTTCGACATCATTGTCCCCAGCGTTTCCTTGTGCGCTAGTCGCCGGTTTATTCCAGCTATATTCCGTCTCCTCCTGCCATGCAATTGGTGGAACAGTGGACGAGCTCGTGTTCGGGCGGACATCGCGAATGACTGGCCGGGCAACGGTCGAGCCATCCGACTGGGAACGAGTGCGGGATGTCGGAACGAGGTTATTCCCGGAAGCATTATACATAGACCATTCATAATCTGGTGCCAAGTATGTAGACCCGGAGCCAATTTTCTGCCGCTTCGATTCGTTCCCATAGTCGTGAGACGATCCGTCAATGCTCACTCGTTTCGGTGGTTGAGCGATCGGGGGGAAATTACTTGGTCGTGCAAAATTCAACAAGAGTTCTGCATCTGTTTTCATACTGtcaaagaaagaggaagaggtatTGGTGTGTGATGGTGCCGCGTCTGTCGGGGGATGGGGCGGAGGCTGAAAAGGCGACGGACCCTTCTCCGACCGTTGACGCTTAGCCGGAGGTTCAATCGAGTCTCTCATTTCGGGAAAGAGAGGCATCCCCGGTGTTGAACTTTGCGATGGTGGTCGGTAAGAGAGAGGTGCGAATGTCGGACTCGTCGCTAGAGCGATTGTCGCGAGGGTGTCAATTGTTGAACTCGACCGGCCATGACCGGATCGATGATGGGAGCCATCATCCGCCATGGGATAACGACCATTTTCCGACTTCAACCGATCGCGGTCATTGCCCGCGTGCTTATGGATGTTGCGCTCTGTCGAAGAAGCGCGGAAATCGGTGGTATTTGTGGAGGGTGTGATCGGTTCGACAGCGCGTCGCGGAGGGGAAGGAGTGCGGTACCGCGGCGGGCGGTTTCCAAGGTGATTAAGAAACGAAGTAGCACCCATCATCCTGGTGCTAGAGGATGAATATCGAGGTTTCAGATTATAGAAGAGAGAGATagaggaagatgaaaagAGCCGGAGGACTCAGATGCGGTTGCGGCAAGCGGGTGCAAAGCGGGGAGGAAATGTTTGACCACGCAGGCTAGAGAACGACAAGAGCAGGCGAAGGAAGAACCATTCCTGGCAAGAAGAAAATCGCGCGATGAAAAATGAAATGCAATGTAGAAGCAAAAAGGAAGCAAAAGAGGTGGTTGAGGGGATGGGAGGTGGGCGAGAGCGCGGCGGAGGGAGAGGTTTGACGGGATGAAGTTAAGTGAGTCTGCCGGCTTAGTTTAAGGGAGCGGCGGGAGAAGAGCGACTGAACCCCCGGCGATAACAAGAGCGCGTAGAAGAAGGACGCAGAGTAGGATCAATGGAGACTGTAATGACGACGGTGAAGAGATGCAATTGAATGAGTGAATGCTAGCTGAGCGATAGTATGTCGACGAGGACAAGCCTGGAAGGCGACGGCAAAGGCAAAGGCAGCGGGCGCGATCGTTTGCGGCGGAGCATACCAGGACCCGGGCGTGCTATCAGGCCATGGAGATAGATATTAACAGAGAGAGATatgaagagagagaggaaagtATTGTTGAAAATGGACGCTGTATCTGAACGAGGATGTTCAGCTGTAATACGAAGAGGGAGTTCCAAGTGAGGCTCAACGGACCGTCTAGTCCCGATCGGGAAAGGCACCCCCCGTCGCAACCTCGAGCGGTTCGATTGATTGACGCCTtcactttctctcttctctctcttccctctaCTTctacttcttcttcctctccttctttctACTCTACTTTATATATACCATTGCCTGAGGGCTTGGGTCTTTCTACCATTTAATCTCACTCTCTCGATTCTTTTTGCACGCCTGAGAATGAGCCGGAAGCTCGCCCCCGAAGCAAATCGGTATGATTGCTATGATTGCCCCTCCCATCGAAGGCAGCTTCCAAGCTTAGGAACTGCGATGGCTCTTGATCGTTATCTGTGTCATTCGTGCAGCTAGATCGCTTATGCtaatttttttcttcttttttcaaCAGGATTCTATTTGTCAAGAACCTCAAGTACGTACTTCCAGCGTGACCACTACCAACTGCATCAATACGTCGAATTTGGCATCTCGTTTCGCCCATAGCATCTCCTAGCGATCTCAGCTAACCGTCATGTATCCGATAGCTACAACGTGACTGCAGAGCAACTGTTCGACCTTTTCGGCAAGTTTGGGCCTATTCGGTAAGTCGGAGATACCCAAGCATCAGCTCTTAACAGACAAGGAGACATGTCTAACTATTATCGATTCTCCTCATAGGCAAATACGTCAGGGTATTGCGAACAACTCCAAGGGAACCGCATTTGTTGTCTACGAGGACGTGCACGACGCCAAACAGGCATGCGATAAGCTCAATGGATTCAATTTCCAGAACAGATACCTCGTCGGTATGTACACGAGGATGgtggagagaaaagagagaccAGTCGCTAATTTCCTTTCTCTCACTGCAGTTCTCTATCACCAGCCGGAGAAAATGGTTCGTTCGAAAGAGGACCTTTCggaaagacaagaaaatctTGAACGTCTCAAACAGCAGCATGGTATAgaatgatgaggagggggaAAGGTTCTCGTTCTCTTGGTCCCCTTTGCAGACATCTAGCTGCACGTTGTCTATAATGGGTTGGCTGTGGGGTTTCCGGcgtttatcttttttttttatttttattttcttttattcCTATTTGATTCCTACGGGTGTCAtggtttttctttcttcactTGGGGTATGAGGATTCGACGTCGACAgggtgagaaagagaactctGCTCGTCAGGTCCCGGGAAATGGTACAGAATGAATGATGAGCTCTCGAGGGCAAAGGCATGCCACTCAGTTATTCTCAGTTATTACTGGTTACAATGATATCTCTTACGGACCGGCCTCGGTCGGGTGCCATAATCGCGCAGCAGTATGATTGAAGCTATCCGTAGCTATCCACGCGTGTACCGCGTTCCTTGAACTGATGAGCTGTACAATGCAGAAGCGTCCAACAAGATTTCGAGCCCTGGCAGGATTTGCGCTTTGCAGACGCTTTCAGCATCCGAGCACTGTTTCTACTATGGTACTGCCACTGGCCGTCACCGCCGGCTGAGACCTCCTTTTTAGAATTTACGTGTAATGGCCCCAACTCTTATACTCTTCTCATATACAACGACTATCATATTATCTTTGTAAATTTCTACAGCTCGCCACTGTCATCATGATCGGTGCTTGTACAAAATcccaagaagctgccaactAACCCAAATGCGGCTAGTCCCACTCACCGCCCGGCCCCACCACTATCGAgattttctttctctccggACGGGCAAAAAAAAGTCATTCTTCACTATACACAACTAACTCTGCAACACGGCAGTGATCCTTTGAGTGAGCCATTTTTATATTCATTTTCACGGGAAAGAAACGAGGACATCATCATGCCTGCAGGAGAAGAGCCCAATGCCGGTGAGTGCGCCATTCTACTGATTTTGTTTTTGCAGACTTCGACTGACGAGGTTTTCCGTATTCAGCCTGGCCCATCGCCGACGAGGCCTTGACCCAGAACCTGTTGGACCTTGTCCAGCAGGCTTCTCACTACCGTCAGCTGAAGAAGGGTGCCAACGAAGGTGAGTCGACCTCCATCCGTAAAATCTGCGAAGGGAACCTCCGAAGTCTGCTCCGACTGCTTCAGGGTCACGGGCAGTTAAATCGGTCTTTTTAAAACgcgagaagcagaagaaactGTATCTTTTGATCTCTATACTTGATTGAATAAGCTACTAACATATGTTCTTCGAACAGCCACCAAGACCCTTAACCGCGGAACTGCTGAGATCGTCATCCTGGCTGCCGACACCTCTCCCCTGGCCATTCTCCTTCACCTGCCTCTCCTTGCTGAGGACAAGAATGTGCCGTATATCTATGTCCCCAGCAAGCTCGCCCTGGGTCGGGCCACCGGTGTCTCCCGTCCTGTGATCGCCGCCAGTATCACTACCAACGAGGCTAGTGACCTTATGGGCCAGATCCGCACCATCAAGGACAAGGTTGAGCGTCTCATGATCTAATGGAATATAcggttgatgatggatggGTCTTGCGGCTTTGTTGTCTATGTTGCTGCTTGATTAGGGTATAGGCGGCAAGGCTGGTAGAAGACCTTTGCTCCAATTGGATTGAATCTTTCCCATATAATTCCACGTGTACTCTTCAAGTAGTTAGTGTGTATTGCACTTCGTACTTGCTTGTATATCTTAGCGGGTTCATCTACCTATCGGGTCAAGTTATATATACAGTAGTACAACTTTCTTGGAGTAAGCAAAACATGTGAATCAGAGCTAGCTAAGCCAATTCACAAGATTATCTATCAAAGTCCAAAAACAATAAACTCGGCATGAAAAGTGCAAAAAAGGATGCCCCCAACCaggatcgaactggtgaccTCGGGATTTCAACCCTGTTAACCAGGGATGTCACAAGACTATGAGACCCGCGTCATGACCAACTAGACCATGGAGGCAACTGTTGGTAAGTTAGGACGACTATTGTGATACAGAAGCCAAACCCAATTTGAGGATTTGTCGATTCTTCATGTCATCCACCTGAGAAAAGATGGTAACACGTGCTCCGGAAGGGTATAAAAGCGGCTCTGCTCTGTGCGGAGTTTCTCGGACTCGGATGATTTTAGGAAGACCGAACTCAAGTAGACCTCAGAAACGAAGGAGAAGCCCAGATGGAACAAGATGTATCTAATACTGAGCACCCCAATGGAAGTTGATGGACCATAACTGAGAGCAGACAGCTGTTGCAACTCGTCGACTCGGCCCGGACCTGCAGGGGCTTTGTACTATAGACCCCCTGCAATGGAATTACTTCACAGATAGAGTAGAGAGCAACACTAATAGAGAAGTAAATGCATGCAGAGATACCCCAGGGGTATGGTCGATCAGGTTCGTGCATGGGCTGCTTTTACTCTTGTCAGACACAATAAGGGCAGGCCTTATCAACAATTGCCTCTATGGTCTAGTTGGTCATGACGCGGGTCTCATAGTCTTGTGACATCCCTGGTTAACAGGGTTGAAATCCCGAggtcaccagttcgatcctGGTTGGGGGCAgttcttttatttttctttttgaaaCCCACAAATCTAATTTATCACGATCTCAATCTAACTATCACTTAGCCTCGAGACCCTTTCCCGCTATTGATTGCTTCTGATCCCCGAccgtaaaaaaaaaatcgtaTTCCATGAAACATCCAGCTGCGCCACTCACCGCCTGCGGGATGGGGCAGTGTTAACAGAGTCAATTATGCATGGCGAGAGTCATTCCATTGCTAATAGCCCAATAAACACTGCTTTTGCTGGCAAAAGATATGtccctttttttctccttttgaCTTTCCTCCCATGCGCAGAGTACTCTCTCCATCGCCAAACTCCAACTATCACAGGGAACAGTTCACGAGT is from Aspergillus chevalieri M1 DNA, chromosome 8, nearly complete sequence and encodes:
- the SNU13 gene encoding RNA binding protein snu13 (COG:A;~EggNog:ENOG410PMV3;~InterPro:IPR004038,IPR002415,IPR029064,IPR018492, IPR004037;~PFAM:PF01248;~go_component: GO:0005730 - nucleolus [Evidence IEA];~go_component: GO:1990904 - ribonucleoprotein complex [Evidence IEA];~go_function: GO:0003723 - RNA binding [Evidence IEA];~go_process: GO:0042254 - ribosome biogenesis [Evidence IEA]) — translated: MPAGEEPNAAWPIADEALTQNLLDLVQQASHYRQLKKGANEATKTLNRGTAEIVILAADTSPLAILLHLPLLAEDKNVPYIYVPSKLALGRATGVSRPVIAASITTNEASDLMGQIRTIKDKVERLMI